One Candidatus Ornithobacterium hominis genomic region harbors:
- a CDS encoding acyl-CoA thioesterase, whose translation MDKIKTPHDSLTTLTNIVLPNETNHLNNMFGGELLARMDRACSIAARRHAQTKRVVTATVNQVDFKQPIPVGSIVKIEAKVSRAFRSSMEIIADTWVENPEIGERVLTNQGIYTFVAVDENNKPIEIPQIQPQSEIEKERYDAALRRRQLSLIMSKKLDPKDAIELRNFLFPTEIEK comes from the coding sequence ATGGATAAAATTAAAACACCTCATGATTCATTGACTACTCTTACCAATATTGTTCTTCCCAACGAAACCAATCACCTGAACAATATGTTTGGCGGGGAATTACTGGCTCGCATGGACCGCGCTTGTTCTATCGCTGCTCGTCGCCATGCACAAACAAAACGGGTCGTTACAGCAACGGTAAATCAGGTCGACTTCAAGCAGCCGATTCCCGTGGGGAGCATCGTGAAGATCGAGGCAAAGGTCTCAAGAGCTTTTCGCTCAAGCATGGAGATTATTGCTGATACTTGGGTTGAAAATCCCGAAATTGGCGAAAGGGTATTGACGAATCAAGGAATTTATACCTTTGTAGCTGTGGATGAAAATAATAAGCCTATAGAAATCCCTCAAATTCAACCACAATCAGAAATTGAAAAAGAGCGTTATGATGCTGCTTTACGACGCCGGCAATTGAGCCTAATCATGAGTAAAAAACTTGACCCCAAGGATGCTATAGAATTGAGAAATTTTTTGTTTCCTACCGAAATTGAAAAATAA
- a CDS encoding Nif3-like dinuclear metal center hexameric protein yields MKLKKIIKSLNEWAPAELAEDFDNVGLLLGNAEQDVQKILVAFDVTPQVVEEAIEEQADLIVCFHPLIFKGLKKLNAAEPTAAMLMKLIKNDIAVFALHTNLDQTENGPNKEICRRLGIENSEVLIPAEQFLYKLIFFVPEAQAEEVKSAIFAAGAGQLGNYSHCSFSSTGTGSFRAEAGAEPAVGEINQIHLEKEMRVEVLVKKNHLKEVIAAMKEKHPYEEVAYDVLLLENQSNQLGMGRVGNLVEPMNGELFLEHVKKVFNLKMLRHSTPLPLNVRRVAVMGGSGAFAIAAAQRQGAQVFVSADFKYHDFFKGLENFMICDVGHYESEQWNKLIIKNYLSEKFPNFAVRISRINTNSVNYY; encoded by the coding sequence GTGAAGTTAAAAAAAATTATAAAAAGTCTCAACGAATGGGCACCAGCAGAACTGGCAGAAGATTTTGATAACGTAGGGCTTTTGCTCGGTAATGCCGAGCAAGATGTTCAAAAAATCTTGGTAGCCTTTGATGTGACACCACAAGTGGTAGAAGAAGCCATCGAAGAACAAGCAGATTTGATTGTTTGTTTTCACCCCCTAATTTTTAAAGGCTTAAAAAAATTAAATGCCGCAGAGCCTACCGCAGCAATGCTAATGAAATTAATTAAAAATGATATTGCTGTTTTTGCGCTCCATACCAATTTAGACCAAACAGAAAACGGCCCCAACAAAGAGATTTGTCGCCGATTGGGCATCGAAAATTCAGAAGTTCTGATACCAGCAGAGCAATTTTTGTACAAACTAATTTTCTTTGTTCCTGAGGCTCAGGCAGAAGAAGTAAAGAGTGCGATTTTTGCAGCTGGGGCAGGGCAACTAGGCAACTATAGCCATTGCAGCTTTAGCAGTACGGGAACGGGCAGCTTTCGGGCAGAGGCTGGGGCTGAACCTGCTGTGGGAGAAATAAATCAGATTCATTTGGAAAAAGAAATGCGTGTAGAAGTCTTGGTGAAGAAAAATCATCTGAAAGAAGTCATCGCAGCGATGAAAGAAAAGCATCCGTATGAGGAAGTGGCTTATGATGTGTTGTTGCTAGAAAATCAGAGCAATCAGCTGGGGATGGGCAGAGTAGGCAACTTGGTAGAGCCGATGAATGGAGAACTTTTTTTGGAACATGTGAAAAAGGTTTTTAATTTAAAAATGCTAAGACATTCCACTCCTTTACCATTGAATGTGCGGCGTGTAGCAGTTATGGGAGGCTCAGGCGCATTTGCTATTGCTGCGGCACAACGGCAGGGAGCTCAAGTTTTTGTTTCGGCAGATTTTAAATATCACGATTTTTTTAAAGGCTTAGAAAATTTCATGATTTGTGATGTAGGGCATTATGAGAGCGAACAATGGAATAAATTAATCATAAAAAATTATCTTTCAGAAAAATTCCCTAATTTTGCTGTCCGCATTTCGCGGATTAATACAAATTCAGTAAACTACTATTAA
- a CDS encoding SRPBCC domain-containing protein — MMKKIIILLLLLLVAIAVVPFFLPKTIHQEAEHIYEQDLPTVYNAFANVQKFSEWFEWEAKENTKHQYSKPAEGASASYVWKDEKGEILGRVKITEAKQNEFIFYDFEIPENPNHTGEVILQQLDDGRTKVIFTFDSAESQYPYQVYYYLIKNKIQKKIEENLIQLEKYLSENTSDTTQKLRDTPVEVSVENQKILGFVQETSFSEEEFNMAKEESLAMLYSYLKDSQRLSDEVIGNAYTYYIKYDASRNLKSMIFGYPVEQEIELVDGMQYYPVEGGKALTLKYNPRLSNLEKTLTKLRNFANQEKLVLGNRFWEEELPNDEIQVFYVLKSN; from the coding sequence ATGATGAAAAAAATAATCATTCTGCTCTTACTTTTATTAGTTGCCATTGCAGTGGTTCCATTTTTTTTGCCAAAGACGATTCATCAAGAAGCAGAACATATTTATGAACAAGATTTGCCGACGGTTTACAATGCTTTTGCCAATGTGCAAAAATTCTCTGAATGGTTTGAATGGGAAGCAAAAGAGAATACAAAGCATCAATACAGTAAACCCGCCGAGGGAGCTAGCGCTTCTTATGTTTGGAAAGATGAAAAAGGAGAAATTTTAGGCCGCGTGAAGATTACTGAAGCAAAGCAAAACGAATTTATTTTTTATGATTTTGAAATCCCTGAGAACCCCAATCACACGGGGGAAGTGATTCTACAGCAATTGGATGATGGACGCACCAAAGTTATTTTTACATTTGATAGTGCTGAGAGTCAATATCCTTATCAAGTTTATTATTATTTAATCAAAAATAAAATTCAAAAAAAAATAGAAGAAAATTTAATTCAATTGGAGAAATACCTGAGTGAAAATACAAGTGACACAACGCAAAAGCTAAGAGATACGCCTGTGGAAGTGAGCGTTGAAAATCAAAAGATTTTAGGTTTTGTGCAAGAAACCAGTTTTAGCGAAGAAGAATTCAATATGGCTAAAGAGGAGTCGCTGGCAATGCTCTACAGTTATTTGAAAGATTCTCAGCGCTTAAGCGATGAGGTGATAGGAAATGCCTACACCTATTATATAAAATATGATGCCTCAAGAAATCTGAAAAGTATGATTTTTGGTTACCCCGTGGAGCAAGAAATTGAATTGGTGGATGGCATGCAGTACTACCCCGTGGAAGGCGGTAAAGCACTGACATTGAAGTACAACCCAAGGTTGTCTAATCTAGAAAAGACTTTAACTAAATTGAGGAATTTCGCAAATCAAGAAAAATTAGTTTTAGGAAATCGTTTTTGGGAAGAAGAATTACCCAATGATGAAATTCAAGTTTTTTACGTACTGAAATCTAACTAA